From the genome of Salvia splendens isolate huo1 chromosome 7, SspV2, whole genome shotgun sequence:
AAGGCGAGCATTGCGGCTACGCCAGCAGCTGCACCTACGCAGATTTGGAAGGAAATCAATGGATATTTGATCGCagatttgaagaagaaagaaaggaaacctacgcagatttaaatttcatattgtaatttccaaaatacccttggcctattttatataattaaaataaataatatttgttccattaagatgtgtggctgagatttgttctctagttatacacttaagattagttatatcttgatcactaccctatatatatatatatatataggtgtgatcaaatacaaactcatatctataatacaaactacaaactttaattcTACACACTCCTTGTAATTGATCAACGGTTCACGTTTGGGATGCATATGGGGATGTCAACGCTTAACACAAATTATGTCACTGGGGGTGTTTATGGAATGTGATTCATGCATCGGTTACAAAAAGCCCTCATTTCACTCCAACCATTCCTTAACTTTGTCAATAACATTTCACTGATCTGTTCCAGATATGTTCCCAATTTCGTGTTGCCATTTGTGTGGTGCCTTTGTAGTTCTACTGATATTCCGTTGACATTACCCAAATATTCTGTTGACTTTATCCACTGCCCATGATATATATATTCTGTTGACATTGTGGTTCTACTGATATTCTGTTGACATTCCCACATAATTAGGCGTTAACATTGCAAAGTAAACACACTACCCAAATATTCTGTTGACATTATCCACTGCTAAcattgaactttttttttatgatgGCTAATGAGATTATGTATAGAGAATTGGTGCATTTCAGGTATGTTGCTGTTGAACTTTGCACGCATAATTTACAAATATGATACTGACATGATAATTTTTATTGCTCTACCTAACTTtcaaaattgaattgaaatcACGAAGATTAAAATTGGTGCAAAGGTCATCGGAGAACTCATGTCACCGGAGCATAGGTCGCGTCAACACCGATTATTAGCACTTATGTCACCGGAGCAGAGGTCGTGTCAACACCGATTATTCGAACGATTGTTGGAGGCTTGGTTCCTTGAAGAAACGCGATTGACTGCAGTAGATTATCGAAGGGTTCGAATGGAGGAAAGGGGAGAGAAGAAACGTGATTAAGGGGTGGGTGTTGAAAAGGAGTAACTGACTGGATTCTCAATCACAACTTAACGCCTAATTATGTGAGCTGCTTAGTTACATCACTAAATTACCCTTAGTGAACAATTATATAGGTAATGTTGACATTATGTATACAATCTATACTAACCGttgattatttttaataaatgtgtaGGATTAGAGTTTGCATAGTTTGTATCTTAGGGGGTTTGTAGTTtatcacatccctatatatatatatatatatatatatatatatatatatattatacgcTTAggttattatttcaaaatttcaaccaTATCAGCGAATGGAATGTAGTCATGTAGTTGGATTACTACTTCACTTTTATTAGGTGGGTAGATAATTGTCACTGAGTTAGATAAGATTGTGATGTTGTAACTGTATATATATTGTAGTATTAGGGAATGATTTTTGTCACACAATGATTTTTGTCTTTAcgatttttagttttttttccaTAATTATATTTCATTAAGAAGACATAAACAACTAACATTCAacccttaaaaataaaaaataaatttttaaatataaattttgaaattgaggcatcaaatttatttaattggtaCGGACCTTAATAAGTTTCTTGTGATAAATCATTAAGATTACTCTCTTAATGACTTACTTTTGTGAATCTTCATTTCCACATAAAggtccccaaaccgaaccgaaccagacgaaccggcccggaactgtcaccggcggttccgaaccgaaaccggaaccgtcggcggcggttcgaaccggaaccggaaccgccggttccgcccGGTTCAGGTTTCCTATTTTgacgaaccgtaaccggcggttcaaaatggaaccaaaatggaaaagttttggatccaaaatggaaactaattggtactttaaaaattttagaattttattacaacaatttggcttctattgatcttgaaccactccgagctttgcaatcgaatgacgaggacgaggacgacgacaactacataaacctagcccaaacattccaaataaacctcccccacctcccaaccctgcaaagaagttttgagttcgacttgcgggctctctttcacgattacgaagccaagtacaacagtacccaccaagtgagacctacATCCCTctcccccgtcaaacacataactttggcttcttccaagttgatgaccccggcgcccaatcccaattggcggacctatacggcttcagcagcagaggaaggacggcaaattcggtaagtgagttaaatttatattttgactcacacttttcattcaatgaggaagaaggaggtcccgttcccaacaaatcgacgtcctagattggtggggatcacacgagaaagatttttccatccttgcatcaatggccaaggagatcttttcggttccgacttccactgtcgccgtcaaGTCTCCTTTAGTGTTAGAGGCcacgtcttggacgacagaagaagtagactcaccgggcaaaacatggaagccaccatgttacttgatgattggtgctccgccgaaattagagaccaagaaccggattgagacaatcaagtagtacaacccgaccaagactacttccccgacgaagaagaatAGACCAATTCCTctgatcaagccaaataggtaagcaaggtaagagaactacgtggactttgattccaaaatgcaattgaacattgaggatacgtaggcatctcaacttaaattttaggtttaagttgagctcaagtccttttcctttatttttttttcctcccctttgtttcgaatatgtaatttgtaaattgtaatcaagactttaagtcttttgtaatttataatttttaagttgtaatttgtaaattttaagttgtaatttgtaattttaaagttgtaatttgtatcaataaaattgcatttgtacatcgctttattctaattttatttatgcaagtatatttacaatttttacttaaattacaaatttacaatgtaaaaaaaaccttgaaccgccgaaccggacgaaccggctCGAAACCGGATAGGAGCCCGCGGttccgccggttcacggttcaggaaccggaaccgccgaacctaggacgggccggttcaggttcatgcttttcttgaatcggaaccggcggttccgaaccgtggtgacgtctattTCCATATTACTTTCTTTAACCAATTCTTTGTTGGTCTATTTATGCTACACTTATTTGGACCCAGTGACTTGAAAATGGGCCTTTAATAGAACATATCTACAGTCTACTCAGTTTAATGAAATGGGCCTTTTAAGCTTCCTTAATTTAATGCTGTAATGAAAATTGGTATTCGCCAATTCGGTAATAGTAATATATACttatcaattgctaactaattagccatcacaaattaagactaaattttagccattagattaggagatctagtggttgaaataatgccacatggattatattttaaattaaaaaaattattaaataaagttAAATGGtcttaatgtcaattctctctcatcaaaatcatcttaaaactttaaatttacgtaactgtctcgatttaaattatttttcacaaaaaatatatcaaatcaaagataattttataaggattccaacgagatctcaattacatatgttccgacgatgttcgagtgatgaaatttgataaattatatttcaattttcgtacatgTTGATAATCTGATTTTATGaacaattgcaaaaaaaaatctcaatatagtgtatgcaaaatctcaatataatgtaggtaaaatatcaataaaactatgttgatattacttgtgttgatattacttgtgttgatattctcatgtcatattgttgatatttgtaatacactatgttgatataaaaaataacATCCACGAAAATTGTAATATGATAACATAACGACGATATTatccttttgttgatattttatctactatttattgaaatttgtgagctttaatctcatccactcatttctAAATTTAAAGGTGTAGATTTAGTCTTAGTTtggattatggtgttataagcatTAGAAGAGGACCCTACACTGCAATACTACATATAAAATGAATGTAGAAAAGAAAACCATGCCCGGATTCAATAAAGTGACACGTTTTACTGTgtttcaaaatgaaaaatttcgaacaaaaaaaaagacctTCTACCAAAGATAATTATatgattaatataaataataaatgtatACAAATTACAAAACTCTTCTCTTAGCCAAACACATTAATCTGTTcctcaaaaataaaacaaactatataaatcaacGTACCATGCGCACGTTCCATAACAACTAgaacatttatttttttggtaatgcgtttgaaaaaataaaggaaCAGTTAGAAACAAAAAAGCATGCAGCAACTCTACATAGACGAGAGCAAATTAAGGAAAGTGATATTGTTGCCTAATTTTACTAATGCATTAgcattattagtagtattaatcaACTAGCCACCTATGGCTATTGGAACTTAAACCTTACGTTGCACCCTTTCGAATTCGCCCTTTTCAGTTTCTGACTCGGCGACGGCGATAAAGTCCCCGCCGGCGACCTACACGACTCGCTCCGATTCAACGTTGTCGATGGACACTTCAGGATTCCCTTTATAAGCTTCTTCGTCCCGCCGCCCGACGACGACTCGTCGTCGCCTGAGTTTCCGCCTTTCTCGTTGTCTCCTCCCGACGAATACGCCGGAGACTCGTCCTCGTTGACGTCGGTGAAATAGTCGGAGAACGGATCCTCTCGGTGCTTCGTGTCGAGGAGATCCTCCATCCGCTCGCTAATCTCGGCGTCGGCGCCGGCGACGGTGCCGTCCGGTTGGGTCTTCTTGCTGCCGGGAAGCTTGAACCATCCCTCGGCGAGGAGTTGGAGGGAATTGAGATTTTTGACGAAGGGAGGCTTTTTGGAAGGAGATTGGAGCCTCTTTTTGTGGAGCATGCCCATGGCGATGAGGCTGGTGACGAAGAGCTGGCAGATGGCGCACTTGATCTGTGCGTGGCGCTCGAAGGAGGCGGACTCGGTGAGGCCGATCATCCTCTTGATCCCGACGACCTTGCGGGCGAGGTCGCCGAGCTCGTAGCGCTTGTATTTAGGGTCCTTGTAAACCCTAGCGGCGATGCAGCCGATGTCTATTTGCCTCTTGCTCAGACCTAATTCGTGGAAGGGGAAGAGCTCGGTTTTCTCGGGAATGCCAAAGCCGACGAAGCGGATCCGCTTGTCGGCCAGGAACCTGTGGGGCAAGAATAGTTGGCCACTACGATATTTTGAGAAAAATAtgttatgaatatattttaaaatgagaaCTTGAGAATTCACCGGTTTAAAACTGATTATTAATATTAGTTGGTATCATAAAATATGAAGTACTGTATAATATTTATGAATCAACAAACTGATACTGATTTAGATATGTTTTGTTATGTCAATTTATATTAATGAATCAACTCATTTCTAAATGAGATAGAATGATGCATGAATGTTGGAGTGAAGAGGACCTGTGGATGGGGGCGGGGAGGGATTCGCCGGCGCCAAAGCGGAGGATGACGCAGCCGACGCCgaaggagaggaggaggaggatgatggAGGGGTCGCGGGGATGGCACATGACATCGAGGCCGACAACGGGGGGCTCATCCCACGTCTTACCGTCGGGGAAGAGGAAGTCGATTTTGCAGAGAGATTCGAAGTTCTTCTTCTTGAAGGTGATGCCCTGAAGCTTCACCTCGAAACGGTTAGTGCGCAGGTAAACCACCCCAGAcgccattaattaattatatactcctattcCAGATGATTGAGAAGTCGTAATTaattaagaagaagaagaagaaatggatCGATTTAACACACGGTCTTTGCTAATTGCTCAAAGACATTAAGATGGGTCAGCCGAGGGTGGTGGCCATCTGCGTGCGATCGATCGACTCACAACTTTCacaccacaaaaaaaaatactcaaacTCAAGCTCAACAATTGATTCAAGACGTAATATACAAAGGATCACCAAAATGAGGGgaaatccttcttctttactCACTACCACCGTTGCTTTTTCCcttctattattattttatcctATTATTATTTCATTGGATAAGCTTCATTCATATTCTATTAACGTTTCTCCATGAATGTAGCGTTTTTCTTCTACTTTGTTTCAACAAAAATTACTAAAAGTCGATGTTGTGATTAATTTACAAATCATATTCGtcaaaaaagaataaaatattaaggaaaataaaatactccatatactaCTTTAATCATACtggggttgcgggttaatcggatTACTCATCTAGCGAACCCTTCCTACTAATCTTAGATTTTTTTTCGAGTTGGGGTTACTAGGCAAAGTCAATTACTTTGGATTGAATCCCattgtaagagcatccgcaatggcggacgtccacgcagaattcccaccggcgtgcAGGAATTCCGTGgccgacgtccgccattgctcGTCCCAGGCACagatacggaattccgcgaaGGAATTCGCAAGTCCGCGGCGTTCTGCGGAATTCCGttcggacgtccgccattgcgttgacgctcgcggaattccgcgcggaattcctgtttaatgcattaaatatttttttttcggttcctatatatacatcctgttgaacttcatttcattcgcaccacttgtattaacaagtttctctctctctaaaaatacaTTTCTTGTGAATcaacaatggagcaccacgacaGTCGCCGGCGCCCCATTTTCCCATCGGCGGGAGTACGCCGATGTCTGCTGCGATGCctcaaatgccggggatgatgccccagtcTCAAATGACACCGGGAATGATGCCcgagtactacaacatgtacccgccgTGGTACGGGATGATGCCCTAGATGCCCGGGGCGAGtacggggatgatgccccagatgcagAGGTCGCCTGTCGTTGATgggggagtaggcagggggtcccccaatcgccggtcgacaacgtctatcggccctTTATGGATTTACTGGCGACGGACAACCCGCCGAGTTCTCTTCTCGAGACTAAGTTCGCTGGCGTCGACACGTTCTCGTtcgaggagttggggctttctCTGGTCCGGGATACTCCCGCCAGCGCACCACCGGCGTCAGGGAGGGCATGGAAGACCGGGCGAGGACGGGGTGTCCCGGTGTACGGAGGTAaggtgggggagggatccagcgggagcaagaggaccgtctggagcatgGACGAGTGCGTCGCATtagcgaaggcgtggatcagtgtagtggaggatccatacgtcgggggcgaaccagcacatcgaccggatgtggtggcgcattagccaaagctacctccagttcaaaccgcaAAGGGAGAAGGCGGACAACTcggagcaatgccggaaacagtgtgAGCGGTTGAAGAGGCaactcagccgatttgccggcatttacacaaacaacctccgcttggcaaccagcggcatgtctgccgaggatgtgaagctgctGGTTCATCAGCAGTTCCCCGACGCCGAGAagggcttcggggaattcaagtATTGGCCATTGTTTCTTGTGGTGCAGTCTTCGcccaagttcactgcgggtgTTAAATccggctggccgaagcggacgaagatcagcgcctccggagagtacagtagcagtgctggttccgcGGAACTTCCCCCTCCCGAGTCAGAGTTCCCCACACCCACATCGGAGgcgcgccgccgtcgcccggttgggcaaaaatCTACGGCGCGGATGTCGAGGGTAAGCACCAGCGGatccgccgaggcccaatcggcagcaccccccaaaacgatcccgagaacccctcattcgcccgccgcacatgaaaccttgttacgtgcgatggttgaatggcgccaaGCGACCGACCCCCATTACAAGCGGAAGCTTAAGTCCCTCCTCGATAGTATGCGCCGCGATTTGGGGCTCGACGGGATGTCGGACGATGACGGCGAGGGGgtggcggcgacgacggcggcggcggcgagggGGGCGGCGGCGGGGAAGGCGAGAGGACTGGCGAcgaggaatccgaggagtgagaagccggtttttatttttatgtacttttttagtaattatgtactttttttaatgaagtatgttttttaaataaagtggttgcattttctccatattctcgtcgaaattttaattctgtaaattgtttactttcggaaattgtctaatttgtgactttgtgaattttttttaattgtgggaattccttcgggaattccgccactgtgcagtgggaattctttatgacgtggcagtgcagtgagaaTTCCTTCAAGGGAGGACACATGTGGAGAGAGGGTAGGGCTTTAGCCCctaatgaatttatatttttaattttttcttttataaagttttatatttttcataatttatacatataatTATACTAAAGCcttttttagtaatttaaatcCCATAGAAAATTgttttcaaataatattttaaaaatataacccTTATTAATGCtcatttctgcgtccgcccctgaaTTCCTTATaatgtggcaggaggtgtttttgggaattccgttGGGAATTCCACACCAatatggatgctctaacaaaGATGCTTATTAGCTTACAagaaaatttattataaaatactaaaacaaACAACACTACTAATTTATCATAAAAACTAGAGAGCATCTATATCAATACTTATTAACTAACATTGTTATTTctaaattcatattttcaagGAAACTCGAAAGTAGAGTTGTTGAGAATTATGAATTGACGGAACATTAACCCCTTAAAATTTGAAGGAACGGTTAATTCGATGATTGTAACAGCATCCACAACCGTACTATTGCCAGCggtacggttgtgggcccgggcggtactattcatgcctgctatctggcaagagcacaacacccacaactgtgctcttccgcaaggacgagcacaattaatttaaaattcaattaaacaataacatttccataatattaaaattcatttaaaaaccacaataaatattacaaatgacaaataaaattaaacattacataattaaaatcctaaaaatgaaaaattacataattaaaatcctgaaaattaaaaattacataattaaaatcctaaaaattaaaaaaaccactactcgttgccgaattaaaaatgtgttgatagtttgtataagaattatgaattgatgtgataaatgagtgatgaatgtgtgtatttatagatgattttggggaaaaaaataaaaaaaaataaaaaagtttgaaaataatttttgggatttggaaaataattttttttatttttataattaaataccgatttaaaaaaaaagtttgaatgcaacggctacgccgttgcccaatcccgtgccgccacgtgtgcgtccgctggcacggacgtgctcgatacatcgagcagcgccatgccagcggcgcgagcgcagcggcggcggatgacgtccgtgccagcggcacggacggcggtggcgagggACGCCAcagctgcgcatgctctaattGTTTGAATTAGGAGGTATTCCATATGCCATTAAATCGATTtacaacaaataaaaaggaaatcGCGTACCAATCAGGACTTGTTGGGTGAAATTGACTTGGCGCCGGGTGATTCATATCATCGCCATTCACACTCATTTCTTTTTACCGGTGTTCTTCAATCATAATTCAAACTTGAACAACCTTTTGATCTCTATTTTTGCCTTGCTTGACAAGAAACTCTGAATCAGTCAACCCCTCCCCCTCCGTTTATCCATCCACAAGCATTAGTGTTTATGTTATTAGTATAAAATCGAAGTTGGAGCTTTCTTTTCTTGAAGAATAAGACTCCAAACCACAATCAAGAACGAAAGAAGAATAGCGGCAGTAGTAATGCTCCCTCTACTGAAGCTCGGAACGCTTGCCCTAAAAACTCTCAGCAAACCCATCGCCGCTAGACTCAAGCAGCAGGCCGGGATTCACCCCAAATTCAGAAATACGATAGTTAGCATAGCCCAGGTATTCTACATTTTGAGATCGAGAACGAAATCGTTTTTGTCTAATTTTGAGATTTTGGCTCTCTATTGATTAGCTTCTGCCTTGATTCGATTTTTATGATTGAAACCCCATGATTTAGCAATTTTCGGGTCATTGCA
Proteins encoded in this window:
- the LOC121741207 gene encoding uncharacterized protein LOC121741207 codes for the protein MASGVVYLRTNRFEVKLQGITFKKKNFESLCKIDFLFPDGKTWDEPPVVGLDVMCHPRDPSIILLLLSFGVGCVILRFGAGESLPAPIHRFLADKRIRFVGFGIPEKTELFPFHELGLSKRQIDIGCIAARVYKDPKYKRYELGDLARKVVGIKRMIGLTESASFERHAQIKCAICQLFVTSLIAMGMLHKKRLQSPSKKPPFVKNLNSLQLLAEGWFKLPGSKKTQPDGTVAGADAEISERMEDLLDTKHREDPFSDYFTDVNEDESPAYSSGGDNEKGGNSGDDESSSGGGTKKLIKGILKCPSTTLNRSESCRSPAGTLSPSPSQKLKRANSKGCNVRFKFQ